A single region of the Rhodothermia bacterium genome encodes:
- a CDS encoding peptidylprolyl isomerase has translation MTLNSSKTKTYIWLGLLFQTLLFFPEHLQAQNEVQLDRIVAVVDGEIVLFSEVNALVYNIIQQQNQRPTDTLVRQLFNDALQELINQKVLYSHAARDTTIKMTDDRVNQELERRMRGLIDQVGGEDRFEIEYGKSILQAKNDFRENVRQQLMANEFQEKKLNPIKISPREVEAWFKRIPQDSLPRLPESVRLSHIVRLPDIPASARDEARRIATALRDSILTGRSKLENLARRYTDDPGSRNTGGRGRAKLSQLVPEFGAVASSMAPGGISQVFESQFGMHVMRVNSLQGDMLDYSHILIKINDRNANPANAIAFLKTLRDSINTRRVTFEAIAKRHSQDPQSSSFGGAVINFQTGSRDLALESLNPRWRVTLSKLEPSQLSEPLETELLDGRKAWHIVWLQKRTEAHTVNLKDDYQIIEQQALNDKKAQVMREWLDRLREGVYVKINEVSP, from the coding sequence ATGGGGAAATTGTTCTTTTTTCCGAGGTTAACGCTTTGGTTTACAACATCATACAACAACAAAACCAACGTCCAACGGATACACTCGTTCGGCAGTTGTTCAATGACGCGCTACAGGAATTAATCAACCAAAAGGTTCTTTATTCCCATGCTGCACGAGATACCACTATTAAGATGACCGACGACAGGGTGAACCAAGAATTAGAACGTCGGATGCGTGGATTGATTGACCAAGTTGGTGGTGAAGACCGCTTTGAGATTGAGTATGGGAAATCAATCCTACAAGCAAAAAATGACTTTCGCGAAAACGTTCGTCAGCAACTGATGGCAAATGAGTTTCAAGAAAAGAAATTAAACCCCATCAAAATCTCACCTCGCGAAGTAGAAGCATGGTTTAAGCGGATTCCTCAAGACTCGTTACCCCGCCTTCCTGAATCCGTTCGGTTGTCACACATTGTCCGATTGCCCGACATTCCGGCATCCGCAAGGGATGAAGCCCGCAGAATTGCTACCGCTTTAAGGGACTCCATCCTAACAGGACGATCAAAATTAGAAAACCTTGCCCGTCGTTATACCGATGATCCTGGTTCAAGAAATACTGGCGGGCGAGGACGTGCCAAACTTTCGCAGTTGGTTCCCGAATTCGGTGCAGTGGCTTCTTCTATGGCTCCGGGCGGCATTTCGCAGGTCTTCGAGTCTCAATTTGGGATGCATGTGATGCGCGTAAATTCGTTACAAGGAGACATGTTAGATTATAGCCATATCCTCATCAAAATAAATGATCGAAATGCAAACCCCGCCAATGCAATCGCCTTTCTGAAGACCTTGCGAGACTCTATCAATACCCGAAGGGTGACGTTTGAGGCCATCGCTAAGCGACATTCGCAAGACCCACAATCGTCCTCTTTTGGAGGTGCAGTGATTAATTTCCAAACTGGTAGCCGAGACTTGGCTTTAGAGTCGCTCAATCCACGTTGGCGCGTAACCCTCAGCAAATTGGAGCCGAGCCAACTTTCCGAACCTTTGGAAACCGAATTATTGGATGGACGTAAAGCGTGGCACATTGTTTGGTTACAAAAAAGAACCGAGGCCCATACGGTCAACCTGAAAGACGATTATCAGATCATCGAACAACAGGCCCTAAACGATAAAAAGGCACAGGTCATGCGCGAATGGTTAGACCGCCTACGTGAAGGGGTTTACGTAAAAATCAATGAGGTTTCCCCGTAG
- a CDS encoding MoxR family ATPase — translation MTELEQAEKLQDAYRSLRDEVGKVIVGQTTTIDQIIIALLSRGHCLLVGVPGLAKTLLIQTISQALDLSFSRIQFTPDLMPSDITGTEIIQETDTGGKEFRFVKGPIFAHVVLADEINRTPPKTQAALLEAMQEHHVTAAGHTYHLEEPFFVLATQNPIEQEGTYPLPEAQLDRFMLNLWVDYPTFEEEVSVVRNTTSNRKITVQSVISQQDLLQYQQLVRMVPVADNVIEYAVGLVAKTRPNNPNAPKLVKDNLSWGAGPRASQNLVLGAKALALLEGRMTPLIEDVKRLAIPVLRHRIFTNFNAEAEGRSTVNIIEDLIR, via the coding sequence ATGACCGAATTAGAACAAGCCGAGAAACTACAAGATGCCTATCGCTCCCTTCGCGATGAGGTTGGGAAAGTCATTGTAGGACAAACGACCACTATAGACCAAATCATCATTGCCCTACTTTCAAGGGGACACTGTCTGCTGGTTGGCGTTCCGGGGTTGGCAAAAACGTTGCTCATTCAAACCATTTCCCAAGCCTTAGACCTTTCCTTTTCTCGCATCCAGTTTACGCCCGATCTCATGCCCTCTGATATCACAGGAACAGAGATTATCCAAGAAACGGATACCGGAGGCAAAGAATTTAGGTTTGTAAAAGGCCCCATCTTTGCACATGTGGTTCTGGCGGACGAGATCAACCGGACACCTCCTAAAACCCAAGCAGCCTTACTGGAGGCCATGCAGGAACACCATGTTACTGCTGCAGGTCACACGTATCATTTAGAAGAACCTTTTTTTGTTCTGGCAACACAAAACCCTATTGAGCAGGAAGGAACGTATCCGCTCCCAGAAGCTCAATTAGACCGTTTTATGCTGAATCTATGGGTGGATTATCCAACCTTTGAAGAAGAAGTCTCTGTGGTTCGCAACACTACCAGTAACCGCAAAATAACCGTCCAATCGGTTATTTCCCAACAGGATTTATTGCAGTATCAACAATTGGTTCGTATGGTTCCAGTGGCAGATAATGTCATTGAATATGCCGTAGGACTGGTGGCTAAAACAAGGCCGAACAATCCCAATGCCCCTAAATTGGTAAAAGACAACCTAAGCTGGGGAGCTGGTCCTCGTGCTTCTCAAAACCTGGTTCTCGGTGCAAAAGCGCTCGCCTTGTTGGAAGGCAGAATGACGCCACTGATTGAGGATGTAAAACGTTTGGCGATTCCCGTACTCCGACACCGGATTTTCACCAATTTCAATGCAGAAGCGGAAGGACGATCTACGGTTAATATCATTGAAGATTTGATTCGATAA